Genomic segment of Deltaproteobacteria bacterium:
ACTCCCTGATTATGCCGAGGGCCTCCACAACCGCCCTGGGAATCCCCAGGACCGCCCCTGCCTTGCGGGAAATGGATTTCCCCTTGATTCCCCTGACCGTTATGGTGCGCAACGGGATTCCCCTTCCAGGGAGGACCCTGGCTTCCAGACCCGCCGATGTTCCCACAAAGAGAACCCTGTTGTTCCTGTCTCTCTCCATCAGCTCCTCGGCAACGGCAATCCCCGGAAAGAGATGCCCTCCGGTTCCGCCACCCGCGATAATAACCCTCATCCCGCCTGTGACTCCCTCCTCCTCTCCCTCAGTAACGGGTCTGGGACGAGATGTTGAGCAGGATTCCCACCGACACGAGACTCGTCACCAGGGATGTCCCCCCGTAACTTATGAGGGGAAGGGTCAATCCCTTTGTGGGAAGCAGGCCGAGAACAACGGCCATGTTGATAAGGGCCTGGAGCGAAATCAGCGAAGTGATCCCCAGTCCGAGAAAGGTCCCGAACTCGTCCGGTGCTGCCAGGGAGACCCTGACCCCCCTCACGGTAAGGACCAGATAGAGTCCGAGAACAATGAAAGCCCCGACAAGCCCCATCTCCTCCCCGATCACGGAAAAGATGAAATCCGTGTGCGGTGCCGGGAGAAAGAAGAGTTTCTGTTTCCCCTGGCCCAAACCGGCTCCGAAGAACCCGCCCGCCCCGAAGGCGACAAATGACTGAACGATCTGGAAACTGATACCCCTCGGATCGTTCCACGGGTTCAGGTAGCTCATGATTCGTTGAACCCGGTAAGGAACCTTCGCAATGAGGTAGTAGAGGGCCGGTATGGCCAGGAGTCCCAGAGAGAAGATATAGGAAAGCCTCGTTCCCGCCACAAAGAGCATGAGGATTACCATGATCCCCAGGAAGAGGGCAACCCCGAAATCCGGCTGGCTTATGATCAGGAGAATGGCCGTCCCGGATATAAGAACAGCGGGGAGGAAGCCGAATTGAAAGGACTTGATCTTCTCCCCCTTCTTAGCGAGAAAATGGGATAAAAAGACGACCAAACCCAACTTACACGGCTCCGAAGGCTGAAAGGAGAGAGATCCCAGGTAGAGCCACCGGGTCGATCCCCCTGCCCTTGTACCGACCACCAGGACCAACACGAGAAGGAGAAAACACGCGCCCAGAATCGGGTAGGCAAGTCTCTCCCAGAAGTGATAGTCTAGATGCATCACCACGACCATGAGGAAGAACCCCACCGTGGCAAACAGGGCCTGTTTCTTGAGAAAGTAGAAGCTGTCCCTGAATCGGTCGGCCGCCAGAATCGCGCTGGAACTGTACACCATGACGACACCCAGTCCCAGAAGGACCATGGTTACGAGCAGTATGGGAAAATCGAATGTGGTCCGATCTGTCATGTCGGAGATGTCTCTGCTCTTCTGTTCTTTTCCCGGGCAGCTCCGGAGCCTCCGGTCTTGGCTGGACCGCCCAGCCTTTTCACCAGGGCTTTGAAGACTTCTCCCCGCTCCTCGTAGTCCCGGAACATGTCATAGCTCGAACAGGCAGGTGAGAGCAGTACCGTATCTCCAGGCCGAGCCAGAAGATGCGCCTCTCCCACTGCCTCCTCCAGAGATTCAGCCCGGATGATCTTGGCCACGGCCCCGAGCTCCCGCTCCATCCTGTCGGCGGCCTCACCGATGAGGATCAGATGTTCGACCCTTTCCAGGATGGGACCTTTCAGGGGGGCATAGTCACCTCCCTTGTCCCTCCCCCCGGCGATGAGAATCACCGGACCGGAAAAAGCCTGCAGGGATTTGACTGCGGCTCCCACATTGGTTGCCTTGGAATCGTTGAAGTATCTGACCCCTCCTGTTTCCCTGACGAACTCAAGGCGGTGTGGCAGCCCCTCAAACTCCTCGAGAGCGGTTTGGACCGCATCTCTCGGACACCCATACAACCTGGCGCTCAGGATTGCCGCCATCATGTTCTCCCTGTTGTGGCCCCCCACCAGCCCGCTCCTGCCGGGATAGTAGACCTCTTCCCCTTCGATCCCTCTCACTACTATCCGTTCTCCGTCGAAGAAGGCCCCTTCCGACTCTCCGCCGGGAAGGTTGAAGAAGAGTTTCCTGGCTCTGCACGCCGATGCAGCCCTCTTTACCAGACGGTCCTCCCAATTGAGGATGGAGACATCTGTCTCCTCCTGATTGATGAAGAGTCTCGACTTGGCCTCCAGGTAGGAATCAAAGCTCGTATAGCGGTCGAGATGATCCTCCGTAATGTTTAGCAGAACGGCAAGGGCCGGCCTGAATCTACCGATCGTCTCCAACTGGAAGCTGCTCAGTTCCACCACGGCGATCTCTCTGTCCCCCTCGTCGCCGGCGAGATTGATCAGGGGATTTCCCACGTTGCCCCCCACGAAGATCCGCCGTCCGGCCCTCTTCAGCATCTCTCCTATCAGCAGTGTGGTGGTCGTCTTTCCGTTCGTCCCCGTGACGGCGACAATGGGTATCGTTATGAACCAGGAGGCCAGTTCGATTTCACCCACAACCGGTATTCCCCTCCGTCTTGCCTCGACAATAGGCCTGATAGAAGGGGGAACACCCGGGCTTAGGACGATCAGTTCAGCCCTTAGGAAACTCTCCTCTGCCTGTGACTCGCCCACCCGGAGTTCCACATCGAGATCCTTCAGCTCCGGGGACTCTCTTTCCAGATCCCCCCTGTTCCGGACGTCGGTCCCCACAACCCTGGCACCGCGCCTGGAGAGAAACCGGGCCGCGGCAGTACCCGTCCGAGCCAGACCGACTACCAGCACCTCCATGCCCTCCAGATTCATGACCTTGTCCGCCCTGCCCGGCCTATCCAGCACCTCGGACCCAGCCATCTCCAAAACCCATCCTCTGACCAGAATCTACCGAAATCCTATCAAACACCGAGATCATCCTCCCCCTATCTGAGCTTCAACGTGCTGATCGCGATCAGACCCAGGATGATGGCAATGATCCAGAACCGCACGATCACCTTGGGCTCGGGCCACCCCTTCAATTCGAAGTGATGATGAATCGGCGCCATGTTGAAGACCCTTTTCCTCCTTACCCTGAAAGAGGCGACCTGTAGGATGACCGAGACCGCCTCAAGCACGAAGATCCCTCCTACGATCACGAGCAAGAGCTCCTGCTTCGCGATCACGGCCACCAACCCGAGCGCCGCGCCCAGGGCAAGGGAACCTATATCCCCCATGAATACCTGTGCGGGATAGGTGTTGAACCAGAGAAAACCGAGACTCGCCCCTACCATTGCCCCGCAGAAAACGGTCAGTTCCCCGCTTCCCGCCACATAGGCGATCTGGAGATACTCGGCGAATCTGGAGTGACCTGCCAGGTAGCAGAAGAGGAGGAATGTTCCGCTCGACACCAGGATGGGGCCGATAGCGAGCCCATCCAGGCCGTCTGTAAGATTGACCGCGTTGGA
This window contains:
- the ftsW gene encoding putative lipid II flippase FtsW — encoded protein: MTDRTTFDFPILLVTMVLLGLGVVMVYSSSAILAADRFRDSFYFLKKQALFATVGFFLMVVVMHLDYHFWERLAYPILGACFLLLVLVLVVGTRAGGSTRWLYLGSLSFQPSEPCKLGLVVFLSHFLAKKGEKIKSFQFGFLPAVLISGTAILLIISQPDFGVALFLGIMVILMLFVAGTRLSYIFSLGLLAIPALYYLIAKVPYRVQRIMSYLNPWNDPRGISFQIVQSFVAFGAGGFFGAGLGQGKQKLFFLPAPHTDFIFSVIGEEMGLVGAFIVLGLYLVLTVRGVRVSLAAPDEFGTFLGLGITSLISLQALINMAVVLGLLPTKGLTLPLISYGGTSLVTSLVSVGILLNISSQTRY
- the murD gene encoding UDP-N-acetylmuramoyl-L-alanine--D-glutamate ligase — encoded protein: MNLEGMEVLVVGLARTGTAAARFLSRRGARVVGTDVRNRGDLERESPELKDLDVELRVGESQAEESFLRAELIVLSPGVPPSIRPIVEARRRGIPVVGEIELASWFITIPIVAVTGTNGKTTTTLLIGEMLKRAGRRIFVGGNVGNPLINLAGDEGDREIAVVELSSFQLETIGRFRPALAVLLNITEDHLDRYTSFDSYLEAKSRLFINQEETDVSILNWEDRLVKRAASACRARKLFFNLPGGESEGAFFDGERIVVRGIEGEEVYYPGRSGLVGGHNRENMMAAILSARLYGCPRDAVQTALEEFEGLPHRLEFVRETGGVRYFNDSKATNVGAAVKSLQAFSGPVILIAGGRDKGGDYAPLKGPILERVEHLILIGEAADRMERELGAVAKIIRAESLEEAVGEAHLLARPGDTVLLSPACSSYDMFRDYEERGEVFKALVKRLGGPAKTGGSGAAREKNRRAETSPT